A region of Candidatus Binataceae bacterium DNA encodes the following proteins:
- the serA gene encoding phosphoglycerate dehydrogenase codes for MAETFRVLLSDTLAPQGLEVLKRYPQLQFDIKTGLKPAELAAIIAPYDALLIRSGTKVTREVVEHATSLKVIGRAGVGVDNVDLEPATRRGIVVMNSPTGNSVTTAEHAISMMMAVARHIPAANASVKAGKWERTKFTGAEVHNKTLGVVGLGNIGRIVADRAAGLKMKVIAYDPILTAEAAARLGIELVSLNELIERADFITVHTPLTDDTRGIIGTAAFARMKKGVRIINCARGGIVDEAALAEAIKSGKVAGAALDVFVDEPPPADHPLLKLDAVIATPHLGAATDEAQVQVAIDIAQQVADFLIEGTIRSAVNMPALTPQELEILGPHLTLAEKLGRLAAQLIKDAPLEVTLGFGGEASNIKPDAVTGAALKGLLSGFLAEELNAVNAPFIARERGIMVSERRTREATDYVNTLSLSVRTASGLHEVAGALLGARGLRITRIDGYRVEAVPEGYFLVLHNRDVPGVVGAVGTILGQAGINIGGLELGRDRVGGTALSVFEVDDAVPAAVLDRLKTHPAITAADLLKL; via the coding sequence ATGGCGGAAACGTTCCGCGTTCTTCTAAGCGACACACTCGCGCCGCAGGGACTCGAAGTCCTCAAGCGCTATCCGCAACTTCAGTTCGACATCAAAACGGGTCTCAAGCCCGCTGAGCTCGCTGCCATCATCGCGCCCTATGACGCGCTGCTGATTCGCAGCGGCACCAAGGTCACGCGCGAAGTCGTCGAGCATGCGACCTCGCTTAAGGTGATTGGGCGCGCGGGCGTCGGCGTCGACAACGTCGACCTCGAGCCTGCCACACGCCGCGGCATCGTCGTGATGAACAGTCCGACGGGCAACAGCGTGACCACCGCGGAGCACGCGATCTCGATGATGATGGCGGTGGCGCGGCACATCCCCGCTGCGAACGCCTCGGTGAAAGCCGGCAAATGGGAGCGCACCAAGTTCACCGGCGCCGAGGTTCACAACAAGACTCTCGGCGTCGTCGGCCTCGGCAACATCGGGCGCATCGTCGCCGATCGCGCGGCGGGCCTGAAAATGAAAGTGATCGCCTACGATCCGATTCTCACCGCCGAAGCAGCGGCGAGGCTCGGAATCGAGCTGGTCAGCCTGAATGAGCTGATCGAGCGCGCCGACTTTATCACGGTGCATACGCCGCTGACGGACGACACGCGCGGGATCATCGGCACCGCAGCCTTCGCGCGGATGAAGAAGGGCGTGCGAATCATCAACTGCGCGCGCGGTGGAATCGTCGACGAAGCCGCGCTAGCCGAGGCAATCAAATCGGGCAAGGTCGCGGGCGCCGCGCTCGACGTGTTCGTCGATGAGCCGCCGCCCGCCGATCATCCGCTGCTCAAGCTCGATGCCGTCATCGCAACGCCGCATCTTGGCGCCGCGACGGACGAGGCCCAGGTGCAGGTCGCTATCGACATCGCACAGCAGGTGGCGGACTTCCTGATCGAGGGCACGATTCGCAGCGCAGTGAATATGCCCGCGCTCACCCCGCAAGAGCTCGAGATCCTGGGACCGCATCTGACACTCGCGGAGAAGCTCGGCCGTCTCGCCGCGCAGCTGATCAAGGACGCTCCGCTCGAAGTAACGCTCGGTTTCGGCGGCGAAGCATCGAATATCAAGCCTGATGCTGTAACCGGCGCCGCGCTCAAGGGCCTGCTCAGCGGTTTCCTGGCCGAGGAGCTCAACGCCGTCAACGCACCCTTTATCGCGCGCGAGCGCGGCATCATGGTGAGCGAGCGCCGCACGCGCGAAGCAACTGACTATGTCAACACTTTGTCATTGAGCGTGCGTACCGCATCAGGGTTGCACGAAGTGGCGGGCGCGCTGCTCGGAGCGCGCGGTCTCAGGATCACGCGTATCGACGGATACCGGGTTGAAGCGGTGCCCGAAGGATACTTCCTGGTGCTGCACAACCGCGACGTGCCGGGCGTGGTGGGCGCTGTCGGCACGATCCTGGGCCAGGCCGGAATCAACATCGGCGGCCTCGAACTTGGGCGCGATCGCGTGGGCGGTACGGCGCTCAGCGTTTTCGAGGTCGATGACGCCGTTCCGGCGGCGGTGCTGGACAGGCTCAAGACTCATCCTGCGATTACGGCGGCCGATCTGCTCAAATTGTAG
- a CDS encoding adenylosuccinate synthase gives MNTVAVVGTQWGDEGKGKIVDMLAADADVVVRFQGGNNAAHTLVVNNQKFVLRLVPAGALHPNKACVVGNGTVVNPIALLVEIDNLKKSGFLKDPALFRLSYDAHMVMPYHIAIDRAREARAGKRAIGTTGFGIGPTYEDKMARTGLRFEDLLDQVSFVEKLRRNVAEKNLYLKAVLKAKTVKADEIVDAMAKARRRLLPYLCDSGAYLSEAIAAGKKVLFEGAHGTMLDIDHGTYPYVTSSNCIASASFDGVGIGPTNQLAVLGISKGYTTRVGAGPFPSEFTGQLADALREEGGEFGSATGRPRRIGWFDAVLTRYAARVNGLWGIALTKLDVLTGLDPIKICVGYTVKGKRYDQMPPSHRMLLTAKPIYQEMPGWHESPAKARTLADIPDAMRNYVNRIAELVGVQIAMVGVGADREATIVTSNPFAA, from the coding sequence ATGAACACCGTTGCCGTTGTGGGCACACAGTGGGGAGACGAAGGCAAGGGCAAGATCGTAGATATGCTCGCGGCCGACGCCGACGTTGTCGTTCGCTTCCAAGGCGGCAACAACGCGGCGCATACACTGGTCGTCAACAATCAGAAATTCGTGCTGCGCCTCGTGCCGGCGGGTGCGTTGCATCCGAACAAGGCTTGCGTCGTAGGCAACGGCACGGTCGTCAACCCGATCGCACTGCTCGTCGAGATCGACAACCTCAAGAAGAGCGGTTTCCTGAAGGACCCTGCCCTCTTTCGGCTCAGCTATGACGCGCACATGGTGATGCCCTACCACATCGCGATCGATCGCGCGCGCGAGGCTCGCGCCGGCAAACGCGCGATCGGCACGACCGGCTTCGGAATCGGCCCGACCTACGAAGACAAGATGGCGCGCACGGGGCTGCGCTTCGAGGATCTGCTCGACCAGGTCTCGTTCGTCGAAAAGCTCCGCCGTAATGTCGCCGAGAAAAATCTCTACTTGAAGGCGGTGCTCAAGGCCAAGACGGTCAAGGCCGACGAGATCGTCGACGCGATGGCGAAGGCGCGCCGCCGTCTGCTGCCGTATCTGTGCGACAGCGGCGCATATCTCAGCGAGGCGATCGCGGCGGGCAAGAAGGTGCTCTTCGAAGGCGCGCACGGCACGATGCTCGATATCGATCATGGCACCTATCCGTACGTGACATCGTCAAATTGTATCGCGAGCGCGTCCTTCGACGGCGTCGGGATCGGCCCGACGAATCAGCTCGCCGTTCTCGGCATCAGCAAGGGCTACACGACACGCGTCGGCGCCGGTCCTTTCCCCAGCGAGTTCACGGGACAGCTCGCTGATGCGCTTCGCGAGGAAGGCGGCGAGTTCGGCAGCGCCACGGGCCGCCCGCGGCGTATCGGATGGTTCGACGCAGTGCTCACGCGCTACGCCGCTCGCGTCAACGGGCTATGGGGAATCGCGCTGACCAAGCTCGACGTGCTGACAGGGTTGGATCCAATCAAGATTTGCGTCGGCTACACCGTCAAGGGCAAGCGCTACGACCAGATGCCACCGTCGCATCGGATGCTGCTGACCGCTAAGCCGATTTACCAAGAGATGCCCGGATGGCACGAGAGCCCGGCGAAGGCGCGCACGCTGGCCGACATCCCGGATGCCATGCGCAACTACGTAAATCGCATCGCAGAGCTGGTCGGAGTGCAAATCGCGATGGTCGGCGTCGGCGCCGATCGCGAAGCGACAATCGTCACCAGCAATCCATTTGCAGCCTAG
- a CDS encoding 2-dehydropantoate 2-reductase, whose protein sequence is MKIAIFGAGAIGGMLGAKLVQSGADVTFIARGPHLEAMRRDGITLVSAGSRVNIKARCASDATEAGAQDYVIVTLKAHSLPAAAPQIAKLLGTHTALVIGVNGVPYWYFYGLDSPHRDRTIESVDPGGILWQMLPPSRVIGCVIYPAAEVIEHGVIEHTHGNRFTLGEPDGSKSERIQVLAKQLIAAGLKAPIRPQIRDELWVKLWGNLSLNPLSALTTSTLDRLAGEPDLYAVARTMMREAQEVAESLGVKFGVSLEQRINGALEVGAHKTSMLQDLERGRPMEIDALLGAVVELGDLTGHEMPMCKAILALVRERARRAGCYPS, encoded by the coding sequence GTGAAGATCGCGATCTTCGGCGCGGGCGCGATCGGCGGAATGCTCGGCGCCAAGCTCGTGCAGTCGGGCGCCGACGTGACCTTCATCGCGCGCGGACCGCATCTCGAAGCGATGCGCCGCGATGGAATTACGCTTGTCAGCGCGGGCAGCCGCGTCAACATCAAGGCGCGATGCGCCTCCGATGCAACTGAGGCGGGCGCGCAAGACTACGTCATCGTCACACTGAAGGCGCATTCGCTGCCCGCTGCCGCGCCACAAATCGCGAAGCTGCTTGGAACTCATACCGCGCTCGTGATCGGAGTGAACGGCGTGCCGTACTGGTATTTCTACGGCCTCGATAGCCCGCATCGCGATCGCACGATTGAAAGCGTCGATCCTGGGGGAATCCTCTGGCAAATGTTGCCACCCTCGCGCGTGATCGGATGCGTCATCTATCCAGCGGCCGAAGTGATCGAGCACGGGGTGATTGAACACACTCACGGCAATCGCTTCACGTTGGGCGAGCCCGACGGATCGAAGAGCGAGCGTATCCAGGTGCTGGCCAAGCAACTAATCGCGGCCGGGCTCAAAGCTCCCATCCGGCCGCAGATTCGCGACGAGCTATGGGTGAAGCTTTGGGGCAATCTGTCGCTCAATCCGCTTTCGGCGCTGACGACGTCAACACTCGATCGCCTCGCGGGCGAGCCGGATCTTTACGCGGTCGCGCGTACGATGATGCGCGAAGCGCAAGAGGTCGCAGAGTCGCTTGGCGTGAAGTTCGGCGTCAGCCTTGAACAGAGAATCAATGGCGCGCTCGAAGTCGGGGCGCACAAAACCTCGATGCTCCAGGATCTGGAACGCGGCCGTCCAATGGAGATCGATGCGCTCCTCGGTGCAGTCGTGGAGCTCGGCGATCTAACTGGTCACGAAATGCCGATGTGCAAAGCGATCCTCGCCTTGGTGCGCGAGCGAGCTCGCCGCGCCGGCTGCTATCCAAGCTAG
- a CDS encoding acyl--CoA ligase, translating to MYEADTIAKLLERGDAPSPALAAPGRKSLSYDGLRGLLERTRRDLNAIGVGHGDRVAIVLPNGPEMASAFLTIANAATAAPLNPGYKQSEFDFYISDLHAKALIILEGMDSPSRAVASVRGIPIIELLVDADKPAGEFSLKAGASSDHQPLENRATEPEDIALVLHTSGTTARPKIVPLSHRNVTASAVNIRETLRLTRDDICLNIMPLFHIHGLIGAVLSSIAAGASVACAPEFDALKFFRWFTEIRPTWYTAVPTMHQAILARAARNADAVAASGLRLIRSSSSALPPQVLQELENVFRAPVIESYGMTEAAHQMASNPLPPREHFAGSVGVAAGPEIAIMNEGGGLLDADQIGEIVIRGRNVTGGYENNPEANAKSWTNGWFRTGDQGFLDNAGYLRLTGRIKELINRGGEKIGPVEVETALLDHPQVLQAAAFGMAHPMLGEEVAAAVVLRDGATANEQELREFVASRLAHFKVPRRIVVLETIPKGPTGKLQRIGLAKVLGLES from the coding sequence ATGTACGAAGCCGATACGATTGCGAAGTTGCTCGAGCGTGGCGATGCGCCTAGTCCGGCGCTGGCTGCGCCGGGGCGCAAGTCACTCAGCTACGATGGCTTGCGAGGGCTCCTGGAGCGGACGCGGCGTGATCTCAATGCGATTGGTGTCGGGCATGGCGATCGCGTTGCGATTGTTCTGCCCAATGGCCCCGAGATGGCGAGTGCGTTTCTCACCATCGCGAATGCGGCCACTGCGGCGCCGCTGAATCCCGGTTACAAGCAAAGCGAATTCGACTTCTATATTTCTGATCTCCACGCCAAGGCGCTGATCATCCTTGAAGGGATGGACAGTCCGTCGCGTGCTGTCGCGAGCGTCCGCGGCATCCCAATTATTGAACTCCTAGTTGATGCCGATAAGCCTGCGGGCGAGTTTTCGCTCAAGGCTGGCGCGTCATCTGATCATCAGCCGCTCGAGAATCGCGCGACCGAGCCTGAAGATATCGCGCTGGTACTTCATACTTCGGGCACGACCGCGCGGCCGAAGATCGTGCCGCTGTCGCATCGCAATGTCACCGCGTCTGCCGTGAACATCCGTGAAACCCTGCGCCTCACGCGCGACGATATCTGCCTCAACATCATGCCGCTCTTCCATATTCATGGCCTGATTGGTGCGGTGCTCTCGAGCATTGCTGCGGGCGCGTCGGTCGCATGCGCACCGGAGTTTGACGCGCTCAAGTTCTTCCGATGGTTCACCGAAATTCGTCCGACGTGGTACACCGCCGTTCCTACCATGCATCAGGCGATTCTTGCGCGCGCTGCGCGCAATGCCGACGCTGTCGCGGCGAGCGGGCTGCGCCTCATTCGCTCGTCGTCGTCGGCTCTACCGCCGCAGGTGCTGCAGGAACTGGAAAACGTGTTTCGCGCGCCAGTCATCGAATCGTACGGCATGACCGAAGCCGCCCATCAGATGGCGTCGAATCCGCTGCCGCCGCGCGAGCATTTCGCGGGCAGCGTCGGAGTCGCCGCAGGACCTGAGATCGCGATCATGAACGAAGGTGGCGGCTTGCTCGATGCGGACCAGATCGGCGAAATCGTGATTCGCGGCCGCAATGTGACTGGCGGTTACGAAAACAATCCCGAGGCGAACGCTAAGTCGTGGACTAACGGATGGTTCCGCACCGGCGACCAGGGCTTTCTCGATAATGCAGGGTACCTGCGACTCACGGGACGCATCAAAGAGCTAATCAATCGCGGCGGAGAGAAGATCGGCCCGGTCGAAGTTGAGACCGCTCTCCTCGATCATCCGCAGGTCCTGCAGGCCGCGGCGTTTGGCATGGCGCATCCGATGCTCGGCGAGGAAGTCGCGGCGGCGGTGGTTCTGCGCGACGGCGCAACCGCGAATGAGCAGGAACTTCGCGAGTTCGTCGCGTCGCGGCTGGCGCATTTCAAGGTGCCGCGCAGAATCGTCGTCCTCGAAACGATTCCGAAAGGACCTACCGGCAAGCTGCAACGAATCGGTCTCGCCAAGGTGCTTGGTCTCGAATCGTGA
- a CDS encoding serine hydrolase domain-containing protein, which yields MPSQEKFAEHPRELGLDPAKVDALFQRAEREVNEGLLPSVQIAIARNGKIGAMRTFGKANQGGADKPATNDTLYVVFSCTKAIMSAASWIVMGEGKLDPKERVADIVPEFGTNGKESITVEQVLLHIGGFPNAPYPQGEWNDRSKRLERFAKWRLEWPVGSKFEYHPTSGFWVIAEIIERRTGQGFREFVRDRIATPLGLPEMRVGLPREHQNRVADLCYVGEALTNEERKKLGIPEMPETEVTEEAILGFNDPGVREAGVPGGGGIMTAGDLALFYQGLLHNRASNGAPIWNVETLKDALRVRSGDYKDPIFGFKVNRALGVVVAGGDGMASYRGFGKTNSPLAFGHGGAGGQIGWGDPGTGISIGYCTNGFDRNDLRQGRRGVAISSHAAACA from the coding sequence ATGCCGTCGCAGGAAAAGTTTGCCGAACATCCCCGTGAACTCGGTCTCGATCCCGCAAAGGTCGATGCGCTCTTCCAGCGCGCCGAGCGTGAAGTGAACGAAGGGCTTCTGCCGTCGGTGCAGATCGCCATCGCGCGCAATGGAAAGATCGGCGCGATGCGCACGTTCGGCAAAGCGAACCAGGGCGGCGCGGACAAGCCCGCCACCAACGATACGCTCTACGTCGTCTTCTCCTGCACGAAAGCGATCATGTCGGCCGCGTCCTGGATTGTGATGGGTGAGGGCAAGCTCGATCCCAAGGAGCGTGTTGCTGATATCGTTCCGGAGTTCGGCACCAACGGGAAGGAAAGCATCACCGTCGAGCAGGTGCTGCTGCATATCGGCGGCTTTCCGAATGCGCCTTATCCGCAGGGCGAATGGAATGATCGCAGCAAGCGCCTTGAGCGCTTTGCGAAATGGCGCCTCGAATGGCCGGTCGGCAGCAAGTTCGAATACCATCCGACCTCGGGCTTCTGGGTTATCGCGGAGATCATCGAACGCCGCACGGGACAGGGCTTTCGCGAGTTCGTGCGCGATCGAATCGCGACGCCGCTCGGCCTTCCCGAGATGCGCGTCGGCCTGCCGCGCGAGCATCAGAATCGCGTTGCCGATCTGTGCTACGTCGGCGAAGCGCTCACCAACGAGGAGCGCAAGAAACTCGGCATCCCCGAGATGCCGGAAACTGAAGTCACGGAGGAAGCGATCCTCGGCTTCAACGATCCCGGCGTGCGCGAAGCCGGCGTGCCGGGCGGCGGCGGGATCATGACAGCCGGCGACCTCGCGCTGTTCTACCAGGGCCTGCTGCACAATCGCGCATCCAATGGCGCGCCGATCTGGAACGTGGAGACGCTCAAGGACGCGCTGCGCGTGCGCTCGGGCGACTACAAGGATCCGATTTTCGGATTCAAGGTAAATCGAGCGCTCGGCGTAGTTGTCGCCGGCGGCGATGGGATGGCGAGTTATCGTGGATTCGGAAAGACCAACTCGCCGTTAGCATTCGGCCACGGCGGCGCCGGCGGCCAGATCGGATGGGGCGATCCTGGCACCGGCATTTCGATCGGCTACTGCACCAACGGCTTCGATCGCAATGACCTGCGCCAGGGCCGCCGCGGCGTAGCAATCTCAAGCCACGCCGCCGCCTGCGCATAG